The window GGGACGCCGGTTTGGCCACTCACTTCTTTCACTTCCGTTCGCTGCCCGTGGGCGCGCGGGACATAGTGAGATTCGTAGTCTAGGTCGAGTTCGTCCAGCTTGCTCGTCACTTTCGCGCAGAACGGACAGCCTTGGAGTTCGTACAGTTCGAGGGTGGGCATGAGCGTAGTTAGGGGGGTCTGAAATAAGAGTGTGGTGTTCGCGAGGAAAGCGACCGGTTTTCTGGACGACGGACAACGCGAGTTGTCGTTTGTGGCAGAGCACATTCGGTAGATGTAAAAGAAATGGGTCATCTGTCACACAACTCCACAACGTCCGAACAATCGAAGCGATACATCCGGGACTCGGGAGCCGAAAGTACGGCAACCGAAAATAATCGACGAAACGACGTGGCCGACTAAACGTTTCCTTTGAGGAGACCGCTCGTCCGGACGAAGAAGTAGAGAACGAATGCGACTGCGAGCGCCCAGTGGCCAGGACGGGTGTCCTCCAGCTCACCTGCTGCGAGTTTGACGATTGGATAGGAGACGATGCCCGCGGCGATGCCGTAGGCGATGGAGAACGTAAACGGCATGACGAGGATGGTCATCCCGGCGGGGACGGTACTGGTGATGTCGTCCCATGCGATATCGACGACGTTACCGAGCATCACGACGCCGATGACAACCAGCGCGATATGGGAGGCGTACTGCGGAATCGCTGCGGCTACGGGGACGAAGGCCAGCGATACCAGAAACAGGACACCGACGACGAGTGCTGTCATTCCGGTCCGGCCACCTTCTTCGACGCCAGAAGCGGATTCGATGTAGGTCGTCACCGTCGAGGTGCCGAGCATTCCGCCGACGGTCGTGCCGACGGCGTCAGCCATCAGCGGTTTCTCGATTTCGGGGAGGTTCCCTTCATCGTTGAGAAAGCCGCCGACCTGCCCGACGCCGACCAGCGTTCCGGCGGTGTCGAAGAAGTCCACGAAGAAGAACGTGAACACGACGAGCGCGAACGAGAACGCTTCGACGCCCTTCAATCCCGAGATGAACGCGCCAGCGACGGGGGTGATATCGTAGGTCGCACTCACCATCTGCGGGGTGAGTGTGCCTGGTGCGACGAGACCGAACCACTCCGCGGCGTAGCCGATGATCGTCGTCAGTGCGATGCCGACGATGATGGAGCCCGGGATACCACGGGCATAGAGCGCGAAGGTGAGGAAGAGGCCGAACACGGAGAGAATCGCGACGGGGTCGGATGCGACCGGACCGAGCGTGATGTAGGTCGCTTCGTCGGGGACGACGACGTTCATCGCCTGCAAACCGATAATCGCGAGGAACAGTCCGATACCGGTTCCGACGGCGAATTTCACTGGTTCGGGGAAGAGGCGAATTATGTACTTTCGCGCGCCGA of the Haladaptatus caseinilyticus genome contains:
- a CDS encoding glutathione S-transferase N-terminal domain-containing protein, which produces MPTLELYELQGCPFCAKVTSKLDELDLDYESHYVPRAHGQRTEVKEVSGQTGVPVLVDEENGVEGMPESDDIVEYLEESYGA
- a CDS encoding NCS2 family permease, which codes for MGTNETGDTRTESGVFSSLAEYFGFEEHGTDLRTEVIAGLTTFLTMSYIVVVNPSILADNPQIPIQDGIQLANYSYGQTVSMLAVVTIIAAAVATLTMAFYANRPFAQAPGLGLNAFFAFTVVGALGISWQTALAAVFVEGIVFIALTAIGARKYIIRLFPEPVKFAVGTGIGLFLAIIGLQAMNVVVPDEATYITLGPVASDPVAILSVFGLFLTFALYARGIPGSIIVGIALTTIIGYAAEWFGLVAPGTLTPQMVSATYDITPVAGAFISGLKGVEAFSFALVVFTFFFVDFFDTAGTLVGVGQVGGFLNDEGNLPEIEKPLMADAVGTTVGGMLGTSTVTTYIESASGVEEGGRTGMTALVVGVLFLVSLAFVPVAAAIPQYASHIALVVIGVVMLGNVVDIAWDDITSTVPAGMTILVMPFTFSIAYGIAAGIVSYPIVKLAAGELEDTRPGHWALAVAFVLYFFVRTSGLLKGNV